One genomic segment of Schistosoma haematobium chromosome 6, whole genome shotgun sequence includes these proteins:
- the LARGE2_4 gene encoding LARGE xylosyl- and glucuronyltransferase 2, variant 3 (EggNog:ENOG41KOG3765~COG:S), which yields MNDCQTVMNNVSTTYTTVFHFLITSISLNSQLLNLMNTWKLHNMEYHFYSCGNHLTDIWWIQSRHPSGAKPFLKLMITEILPSTINKSIGIGLEQNPHFQEVMTKLESNWKGYGYNNGVLLLHLSKLRSTNWNNLWLSITIRAIKRQGYLITGEQVGSKFLHINRNYF from the exons aTGAATGATTGTCAAACTGTTATGAACAATGTTTCAACAACATATACAACTGTATTTCATTTCTTAATAACGTCGATTTCATTAAATAGTCAGTTGTTGAATTTGATGAATACATGGAAATTACATAATATGGAATATCATTTCTACAGTTGTGGTAATCATCTG ACAGATATTTGGTGGATTCAATCTAGGCATCCTTCAGGCGCCAAACCATTTTTAAAATTGATGATTACAGAAATTCTTCCATCTACAATCAATAAA AGCATAGGTATTGGATTAGAACAAAATCCACATTTTCAAGAAGTTATGACCAAATTAGAAAGCAATTGGAAA GGTTACGGATATAATAACGGTGTTCTGTTACTTCATCTGTCTAAATTACGATCAACCAATTGGAATAATCTATGGTTAAGTATAACTATAAGAGCTATTAAACGTCAAGGTTACTTAATCACTGGTGAACAGGTAGGTTCAAAATTCTTACATATTAATCGTAACTACTTTTAA
- the LARGE2_4 gene encoding LARGE xylosyl- and glucuronyltransferase 2 (EggNog:ENOG41KOG3765~COG:S) encodes MSLYFSKSIGIGLEQNPHFQEVMTKLESNWKGYGYNNGVLLLHLSKLRSTNWNNLWLSITIRAIKRQGYLITGEQDILNLILFEFKYILYEIPCEWNIQLSAGSDVQRCPVSWLTYAELKKRNYTTIVKQPKLIHINHHIKPDYIKAKYIPTEYIDQSDIILKRKLICNEI; translated from the exons ATGTCTTTGTATTTTTCAAAGAGCATAGGTATTGGATTAGAACAAAATCCACATTTTCAAGAAGTTATGACCAAATTAGAAAGCAATTGGAAA GGTTACGGATATAATAACGGTGTTCTGTTACTTCATCTGTCTAAATTACGATCAACCAATTGGAATAATCTATGGTTAAGTATAACTATAAGAGCTATTAAACGTCAAGGTTACTTAATCACTGGTGAACAG GATATTTTAAACTTAATATTATTTgaattcaaatacattttatatGAGATTCCATGTGAATGGAATATTCAATTAAGTGCAGGAAGTGATGTACAACGATGTCCTGTAAGTTGGTTAACTTATGCAGAATTGAAAAAGCGTAATTATACAACAATTGTTAAACAACCAAAACTTATTCATATTAATCATCATATAAAACCAGATTATATAAAAGCGAAATATATACCAACTGAGTACATTGATCAATCAGATATCATTCTTAAACGTAAGTTAATATGTAATGAAATATGA
- the LARGE2_4 gene encoding LARGE xylosyl- and glucuronyltransferase 2, variant 4 (EggNog:ENOG41KOG3765~COG:S), with the protein MFSYCFEQNKNSQFIHIFNDYQLNNKILFSSLIIIMLITWSIFYVIIPNTTSNTTTNNNNGIDPFNTNNSLDNKIHIVILFDGDRGLQYLNSLLKSIFYHQNGRFRCDLKACCLSNFCDRFMNDFTG; encoded by the exons ATGTTTTCATATTGCtttgaacaaaataaaaattctcaatttattcatatttttaatgattatcaattgaataataaaattttattttcatcattaattatcattatgttAATAACATGGAGTATATTCTATGTAATTATTCCTAATACTActagtaatactactactaataataataatggaatagATCCATTCAATACAAATAATTctttg gaTAATAAAATTCACATTGTGATCTTATTTGATGGTGATCGAGGTCTACAATATTTGAATAGCCTACTTAAATCTATATTTTATCATCAAAATGGAAGATTTCGATGTGATTTAAAAGCTTGTTGTCTATCAAACTTTTGTGATCGATTTATGAAtgatttcacaggttga
- the LARGE2_4 gene encoding LARGE xylosyl- and glucuronyltransferase 2, variant 2 (EggNog:ENOG41KOG3765~COG:S), which yields MNDCQTVMNNVSTTYTTVFHFLITSISLNSQLLNLMNTWKLHNMEYHFYSCGNHLTDIWWIQSRHPSGAKPFLKLMITEILPSTINKSIGIGLEQNPHFQEVMTKLESNWKVSLNILIHHYICNDLHFVLFKNNFTETIIYGRTVGDSELI from the exons aTGAATGATTGTCAAACTGTTATGAACAATGTTTCAACAACATATACAACTGTATTTCATTTCTTAATAACGTCGATTTCATTAAATAGTCAGTTGTTGAATTTGATGAATACATGGAAATTACATAATATGGAATATCATTTCTACAGTTGTGGTAATCATCTG ACAGATATTTGGTGGATTCAATCTAGGCATCCTTCAGGCGCCAAACCATTTTTAAAATTGATGATTACAGAAATTCTTCCATCTACAATCAATAAA AGCATAGGTATTGGATTAGAACAAAATCCACATTTTCAAGAAGTTATGACCAAATTAGAAAGCAATTGGAAAGTAAGTTTAAACATTTTGATACATCATTACATTTGCAACGATTTACACTTTGTGCTTTTTAAGAACAATTTCAcggagactataatttatggacgaactgtGGGCGACTCTGAATTGATCTAG